The sequence ATGTACAGTTACCGGTGATTCGTTAGCCGGTATAAAGCAGGACTCACCCGGTTGCAGGGTGATCTGCTGTTGCTGTTTTTGCAGTACGGCTTGACCCTGCACACAGAATACAATAGCCGCACTGTTTTGCGCCAACGTCTGAGCTTCAGGGGTTAATGTATGCAGAGAAAAGGCGAAATCTTCAACCGGGATCGGAAAGAGCAACTCGTTACCATGCTGCTGGGGTGTGGTGAGCAGAGTATCCGCCGATTTTGGGATAAATTGCAGATTAGCCATTAACTCAGGGATATCGATAAACTTAGGTGTCAGCCCCGCGCGTAATACGTTATCCGAGTTCGCCATCACCTCCAACGCCACACCCTCCAGATAGGCGTGGGGTGTTTCGGCATACAGAAACATCGCTTCACCAGGCTGTAAAGTGACCACGTTCAGCAGCAGTGGGGAGAACAAACCGCTATCATCAGGGTAGAAGCGCGAAATGCTGCGAATGGTGTCCCATGGCTCACCCAACTGGTTATTTAATGCCGCTTTCAGGATGGCAAGGGCGCGGGTTTTCGGTTCACCAGCCATACTCAGTAAGCTGGCAAAGAGGGTGGCGAGATGCTCAGTATCCGGCTCGCGCAAAAAGGCGGCAATATCAGGGTGGGCGGCTGCCAGCGGCTGGAGCAAGCCCTGAATATCCGCCAACGTGCGGAAACCATTCATGGCCTGAAAAGGTGTCAGGGCATAGACCAACTCAGGCTTATGGTTTGCATCTTTATAATTTCGTTCGGCGGCATCCAGCGGAATTCCGGCCTGATTCTCTTTAGCAAAGCCAATTTCGGCGGCGGCTTTGCTCGGGTGAACCTGGATGGATAACGGTTGAGCCGCACAGAGCACTTTAAACAGGAAGGGCAACTCACCAAAGCGCTTGAACACCTCGCGCCCCAGATTAGCCTCAGGATGTTGCGCGATCACCTCACGCAATGAGTGCCATTGGCCATTGGCATCAGCCACTTCAGAACTGCTCTTGGGGTGTGCGCCCATCCACAGTTCAGCCATGGGTTTGCCCTGCGGATTTACCATGCCATAAAGCTCGGTAAGGGCATCTGTACTGCCCCAGGCATAGTTTTGTACTGCATTCTTCATTTTTTGCATATCGATGATCTGCCGTCTGTTAAGGGCCGCAATTGGGGATAGCCCCATCAACCATACTGTATTAACCCTATTGTAGGGGGATGAGAAGCTGATCAATCCCCGCGCCCAGGGGAAAAATAGTCCCTTAGTAAACAATGGGGGGCAAGGGGTTGCAAGTAGTAATGCTATCCGTCTCGCAGGTTGGCACAATGAATGAGAGAAATAGGAATCAATCGCATAACGGTGGCGATAAATATGCCATGATAGTGCTCATACAGTCCGGGAGGCGGTATGACCGACTTCAACCTTTTCGTTTTACATGCTAAGGAGGTAGTGATGATGACCACTCGTAGTGAAAAAGACTCCATGGGGCCGATCGAGGTGCCAGCAGAGCAGTTGTGGGGCGCACAAACCCAACGCTCGTTAGAACATTTCCGCATTTCGCAAGAGAGAATGCCGACGGCATTGATCCATGCTCTGGCGCTCACCAAACGGGCGGCGGCGAAGGTTAATAGGGCTCTGGGATTGTTACCTGCCGACCGCGCGGAGGCCATTATGCGCGCGGCCGATGAAGTGCTGGCCGACCGCCACGCGAGTGAATTCCCGCTATCTATCTGGCAGACCGGCTCTGGTACCCAGACTAATATGAATATGAATGAGGTGCTGGCTAACCGCGCCAGTGAGCTATTGGGTGGTGAGCGGGGAAATAACCGCCTGGTGCATCCCAATGATGATGTTAATAAAAGTCAAAGTTCAAATGATGTCTTCCCGACGGCAATGCATGTCGCGGCGGTGATAGGATTAAAAGAGAGTCTGCTGCCTGAATTGCAGGTTTTGCACCACACGCTGGCGGAAAAAGCCGCCGCCTATCGCGATATTGTGAAGATTGGCCGTACCCATCTGCAAGATGCCACCCCATTGACACTGGGGCAGGAGATTTCGGGCTGGGTGGCGATGTTATCCCACAGCCGACAGCATATTGAAGCCGTGATCCCCCATCTGTGTGAGCTGGCGCTTGGGGGGACGGCTGTCGGCACCGGCCTGAACACACATCCAGAGTATGCGGTACGTGTTGCCAATGAGATTGCCGCCCTG comes from Yersinia bercovieri ATCC 43970 and encodes:
- the manA gene encoding mannose-6-phosphate isomerase; this translates as MQKMKNAVQNYAWGSTDALTELYGMVNPQGKPMAELWMGAHPKSSSEVADANGQWHSLREVIAQHPEANLGREVFKRFGELPFLFKVLCAAQPLSIQVHPSKAAAEIGFAKENQAGIPLDAAERNYKDANHKPELVYALTPFQAMNGFRTLADIQGLLQPLAAAHPDIAAFLREPDTEHLATLFASLLSMAGEPKTRALAILKAALNNQLGEPWDTIRSISRFYPDDSGLFSPLLLNVVTLQPGEAMFLYAETPHAYLEGVALEVMANSDNVLRAGLTPKFIDIPELMANLQFIPKSADTLLTTPQQHGNELLFPIPVEDFAFSLHTLTPEAQTLAQNSAAIVFCVQGQAVLQKQQQQITLQPGESCFIPANESPVTVHGIGAIARVYNVE
- the fumC gene encoding class II fumarate hydratase — protein: MMTTRSEKDSMGPIEVPAEQLWGAQTQRSLEHFRISQERMPTALIHALALTKRAAAKVNRALGLLPADRAEAIMRAADEVLADRHASEFPLSIWQTGSGTQTNMNMNEVLANRASELLGGERGNNRLVHPNDDVNKSQSSNDVFPTAMHVAAVIGLKESLLPELQVLHHTLAEKAAAYRDIVKIGRTHLQDATPLTLGQEISGWVAMLSHSRQHIEAVIPHLCELALGGTAVGTGLNTHPEYAVRVANEIAALTHQPFITAPNKFESLATCDALVHGHGALKGLAASLMKIANDVRWLSSGPRCGIGEISIPENEPGSSIMPGKVNPTQCEAMTMLCAQVMGNDVAVNIGGASGNFELNVFRPLVIHNFLQSIRLLADGMRGFNQHCAVGIEPNRDRITQLLNESLMLVTALNTHIGYDQAAEIAKKAHKEGLTLKAAALKLGYLTREQFDEWVKPEEMVGSMKSSSAE